One cyanobiont of Ornithocercus magnificus genomic region harbors:
- a CDS encoding aminoacyl-tRNA hydrolase: MFDSGLVISSHLTIRQAELSWRFSRSSGAGGQKVNKVETAVDLSWNLKDSDSVEPFRKQRLLELYRSRIADGYLCVSVSEERSQFQNRQIALKRLGNLIREGIKLPTPRRKKTYPTCSSRCRRIDAKKRRSKVKKGRRSRHSFDD; the protein is encoded by the coding sequence ATGTTTGATTCAGGCTTAGTAATCAGCTCTCATCTCACCATACGACAAGCTGAGCTGTCATGGAGATTTTCCCGCTCATCTGGTGCTGGTGGACAAAAAGTCAATAAAGTCGAGACTGCAGTTGATTTGTCTTGGAACCTCAAAGATTCAGATTCTGTTGAGCCATTTCGTAAGCAGAGACTTCTAGAGTTGTATCGCTCAAGAATTGCTGATGGATACTTATGTGTATCTGTATCTGAAGAACGTTCCCAGTTTCAGAACCGTCAGATAGCTCTTAAGAGGCTTGGAAATTTAATCAGAGAAGGTATCAAGCTACCGACACCCAGACGGAAAAAGACATATCCTACATGTTCATCTAGATGTAGGAGGATTGACGCAAAAAAGAGACGTAGTAAAGTTAAAAAGGGCAGACGATCTAGACACTCTTTTGATGACTGA
- a CDS encoding glycosyl transferase family A, protein MLATSILADLGLSILSVRLRGVFPNSLDSLALQPYGEVADTSLTIIIPTYNEAANIERCLSSILASSSPSRFWEILVSDDSSTDSTELIAHRTAEKLKLVSTNFSLIQAGARPREELWVGKNWACSQAMKNVESEWVLDVCLAPNAIKRSLYRAIKEQADLFSLAPRLVCNCLAEWMVQPIMATLIGLGFPIGEANDPDSSVAFAAGPFMLFRRSAYTAIGGHQAVAGEVVEDLALARRIKRDGFHLTYLLGLDAVEL, encoded by the coding sequence ATGCTAGCGACTTCAATTCTAGCAGACCTCGGTCTAAGTATACTGTCAGTGAGACTCCGAGGAGTTTTTCCTAACTCTCTAGACTCTCTAGCCTTGCAGCCATATGGAGAGGTAGCTGATACAAGTCTCACGATAATTATACCTACTTATAATGAAGCTGCTAATATAGAACGTTGTCTAAGCAGCATACTAGCATCATCTTCACCATCTAGGTTTTGGGAGATTTTAGTCAGCGATGATTCTTCTACTGATAGTACAGAATTAATTGCTCACCGTACTGCAGAGAAGCTCAAGCTGGTTTCGACTAACTTCTCCTTAATACAGGCTGGAGCTAGACCAAGAGAAGAACTTTGGGTAGGAAAGAACTGGGCATGCAGTCAGGCAATGAAGAATGTAGAAAGTGAGTGGGTGTTAGATGTCTGTCTTGCTCCCAATGCCATTAAGAGATCTCTCTATAGAGCTATTAAGGAACAAGCTGACTTGTTTAGTCTAGCACCAAGACTTGTTTGTAACTGCCTTGCCGAATGGATGGTTCAACCGATAATGGCAACTTTAATAGGCCTTGGATTCCCAATTGGCGAAGCTAATGATCCTGACTCTAGCGTAGCCTTCGCAGCAGGACCGTTTATGCTTTTTCGTCGCTCAGCATATACTGCTATTGGTGGTCACCAAGCAGTAGCTGGAGAGGTAGTTGAAGATCTGGCCTTAGCTCGTAGGATAAAGAGAGATGGTTTCCACCTTACTTATTTGCTTGGCCTTGATGCAGTAGAGCTTTAG
- a CDS encoding glycosyl transferase family A, producing MYTDLSSVWEGWSKNWFLALDRNIAKALGAGVVVVIMFSSPWLLLFVSLALLPIHLPQDQFLLLTIVACLVGLGLQLSLRVWVRRQFLLPLKYYWLAGIGGLLVGAIAANSVWCSLTGIGWTWKGRPLKVNVH from the coding sequence ATGTATACAGATCTGAGCTCAGTTTGGGAGGGATGGAGCAAAAACTGGTTCCTTGCGCTTGATCGTAACATTGCTAAGGCTCTTGGAGCAGGGGTAGTTGTCGTAATCATGTTCAGTTCACCTTGGCTACTTTTGTTTGTATCGCTGGCATTGCTACCTATCCATTTGCCTCAAGACCAGTTTCTTTTATTAACTATAGTGGCTTGCCTAGTTGGCCTCGGGCTTCAGCTTAGTCTTCGTGTTTGGGTCAGGCGCCAGTTCTTGCTGCCTCTAAAATACTACTGGCTAGCAGGGATAGGAGGGCTGTTGGTCGGTGCCATAGCAGCCAATTCAGTTTGGTGCAGCTTGACTGGCATCGGTTGGACTTGGAAAGGTCGCCCGTTAAAAGTAAATGTTCACTGA